The Microbacterium paraoxydans genome includes a window with the following:
- a CDS encoding ABC-F family ATP-binding cassette domain-containing protein, with protein MAHLLGAEALHLEYPTRVVFDAVTLGIEEGDRIGIVGRNGDGKSSLLGMLAGTKQPDSGRVTVRGGTRIGVLDQADTLPDDITIGAAVVGDMAEHEWAGDARVRDVIEGLLTDLPWDAQVGSLSGGQRRRVSLANLLTGDWDVIALDEPTNHLDVEAITWLAGHLKKRWPANAGALLVVTHDRWFLDEICTETWEVHDRIVEPFEGGYAAYILQRVERDRMAAATEAKRQNLARKELAWLRRGAPARTSKPKFRIDAANELIADVPEIRDKVSLQSLAVSRLGKDVVDLLDVGVTYPSTGSGTQASAGSGTQAGSGTGGKTVLKDVEWRIAPGERTGILGVNGAGKSTLLGLISGTVEPTEGRIKRGKTVQVRTLTQRLDELLPHWNDPVRVVISGLRTSYTLGAGSKAQDLTPGQLLERLGFSSAQLSTPVKDLSGGQQRRLQLLLVLLDQPNVLILDEPTNDMDTDMLAAIEDLLDSWSGTLLVVSHDRYFLERVTDQQYAILPGPDGAGRLRHLPGGVDEYLRLRQRVESASTTSTAASAPAASGLDGAALRAAQKEAAALERRIQKLTQQVDAAKHALADHDQSDYAGLGERMKAITAQEAEIEELELRWFELTEQIG; from the coding sequence ATGGCACATCTTCTCGGGGCCGAAGCCCTGCACCTCGAATACCCGACCCGCGTCGTCTTCGACGCCGTGACCCTCGGCATCGAGGAGGGCGACCGCATCGGCATCGTCGGCCGGAACGGCGACGGCAAGTCGAGCCTTCTCGGCATGCTCGCCGGCACGAAGCAGCCGGACTCCGGTCGGGTGACCGTCCGCGGCGGCACCCGCATCGGCGTGCTGGACCAGGCCGACACCCTCCCCGACGACATCACGATCGGCGCCGCCGTGGTCGGCGACATGGCCGAGCACGAATGGGCCGGTGACGCCCGCGTCCGCGACGTGATCGAGGGGCTGCTGACCGATCTTCCCTGGGACGCGCAGGTCGGCTCCCTCTCCGGCGGTCAGCGCCGCCGCGTGTCGCTCGCGAATCTGCTCACCGGGGACTGGGACGTCATCGCTCTCGACGAGCCGACGAACCACCTCGACGTCGAGGCGATCACCTGGCTCGCCGGGCACCTCAAGAAGCGCTGGCCCGCGAACGCCGGAGCCCTCCTCGTCGTGACCCATGACCGGTGGTTCCTCGACGAGATCTGCACCGAGACGTGGGAGGTGCACGACCGCATCGTGGAGCCCTTCGAGGGCGGCTATGCGGCGTACATCCTGCAGCGGGTCGAGCGCGACCGCATGGCGGCGGCGACCGAGGCGAAGCGGCAGAACCTCGCCCGCAAGGAGCTCGCCTGGCTGCGCCGCGGTGCCCCGGCCCGCACCAGCAAGCCCAAGTTCCGCATCGATGCGGCCAACGAGCTCATCGCCGACGTGCCCGAGATCCGCGACAAGGTCTCGCTGCAGTCGCTCGCCGTCTCGCGGCTGGGCAAGGACGTCGTCGACCTGCTCGATGTGGGGGTGACGTACCCTTCGACAGGCTCAGGGACCCAGGCTTCGGCAGGCTCAGGGACCCAGGCGGGATCCGGAACCGGTGGGAAGACCGTGCTGAAGGATGTGGAGTGGCGGATCGCCCCGGGCGAGCGCACGGGCATCCTCGGCGTGAACGGCGCCGGGAAGTCCACGCTCCTGGGGCTCATCTCCGGCACGGTCGAGCCCACCGAGGGGCGGATCAAGCGGGGGAAGACCGTGCAGGTGCGCACGCTCACGCAGCGCCTCGACGAACTCCTCCCGCACTGGAACGACCCCGTGCGCGTGGTCATCTCGGGTCTGCGCACGTCGTACACGCTCGGCGCCGGGTCGAAGGCGCAGGACCTCACACCAGGACAGCTCCTGGAGCGGCTCGGGTTCTCCTCGGCTCAGCTCTCGACGCCGGTGAAGGATCTCTCCGGCGGTCAGCAGCGCCGGTTGCAGCTGCTGCTCGTGCTGCTCGACCAGCCGAACGTGCTCATCCTCGACGAGCCCACGAACGACATGGACACCGACATGCTCGCCGCGATCGAGGACCTCCTCGACTCCTGGTCGGGCACCCTCCTCGTCGTGAGCCACGACCGGTACTTCCTGGAGCGGGTGACGGATCAGCAGTACGCGATCCTTCCCGGTCCGGACGGCGCGGGGCGCCTGCGCCATCTCCCGGGCGGCGTCGACGAGTACCTTCGTCTGCGGCAGCGCGTCGAGAGCGCCTCGACGACCTCGACGGCGGCATCGGCCCCCGCAGCGAGCGGTCTCGACGGCGCGGCTCTCCGGGCGGCGCAGAAGGAAGCCGCCGCCCTCGAGCGTCGCATCCAGAAGCTCACGCAGCAGGTCGACGCGGCCAAGCACGCCCTCGCCGACCACGACCAGTCCGACTATGCGGGCCTCGGCGAGCGGATGAAGGCGATCACGGCGCAGGAGGCCGAGATCGAGGAGCTGGAGCTGCGCTGGTTCGAACTCACGGAGCAGATCGGCTGA
- a CDS encoding alpha/beta fold hydrolase: MLLNVIEAGEGDRVAVLLHGMMGSAESWHRVVPLLVERGFRVLALDLPGHGLSPRDPELTIETAADAVVATLAQTALPPGAGSAAGDGAASPLAVAVGHSFGATVLAAAAPRLDPSLAVYVDAPLALQGGQDRASLISQYEHDRRARMSPAELRRLRPFYSVDDATVEARAAERFDPPTAASVSCGEDGHWTAAPGSIVVRAEPSAWVTDEDARRFEHGGVTVRSIPGAAHTVWYSHFEVFTAALPELFAPSLV, translated from the coding sequence GTGCTCCTGAACGTCATCGAAGCCGGGGAGGGCGACCGCGTCGCCGTGCTGCTGCACGGCATGATGGGGTCCGCCGAGAGCTGGCACCGCGTGGTCCCGCTGCTCGTGGAACGCGGCTTCCGCGTGCTCGCGCTCGATCTGCCCGGCCACGGCCTCTCTCCGCGTGACCCGGAGCTCACGATCGAGACGGCGGCCGATGCCGTCGTCGCCACGCTCGCGCAGACGGCGCTCCCTCCGGGGGCAGGTTCCGCAGCGGGGGACGGGGCGGCCTCGCCGCTCGCCGTCGCCGTCGGGCACTCCTTCGGCGCCACCGTGCTCGCCGCCGCCGCGCCCCGCCTCGATCCGAGTCTCGCGGTCTACGTCGACGCGCCGCTCGCCCTCCAGGGCGGCCAGGACCGCGCCTCTCTCATCTCGCAGTACGAGCACGACCGCCGCGCGCGCATGTCGCCCGCCGAGCTCCGCCGGCTCCGGCCCTTCTACTCCGTCGACGATGCCACGGTCGAGGCGCGGGCGGCCGAGCGCTTCGATCCGCCGACCGCGGCCTCCGTCTCCTGCGGGGAGGACGGTCATTGGACCGCCGCCCCCGGCTCCATCGTCGTCCGCGCGGAACCCAGTGCCTGGGTCACCGACGAGGACGCGCGGCGGTTCGAGCATGGCGGGGTCACGGTGCGCAGCATCCCCGGGGCCGCTCACACCGTCTGGTACAGCCACTTCGAGGTCTTCACCGCCGCGCTGCCGGAGCTCTTCGCCCCGTCGCTGGTCTGA
- a CDS encoding substrate-binding domain-containing protein, producing MKKILLSATALVVAGAFALTGCSSERGGDSGSGSGEEASSGFDAGSTIGVALPDKTSENWVLAGQLFTDGLEKAGFKADVQYAPASNTVAEQQNQIQAMVTGGAKVIIIGAKDGKQLTTQVEAARDAGVAVIAYDRLIENTDAVDYYVAFDNFEVGKLQGQALLDGLAERADHEAPYNIELFSGSPDDANSAVFFNGAMEVLQPKIDDGTLNVVSGQTEISQTATEGWKPENAQRRMDSILTSSYGSETLDGVLSPNDTLARAIITSAQQAGKPVPVVTGQDSEVESVKSIMEGVQYSTINKDTTLLVEQAIKMVGQLQKGDEVDVNDTDQYDNGKKVVPAYLLPPVIVTKENAAEAYANVPSLLEIVKSYE from the coding sequence ATGAAGAAGATCCTTCTGTCGGCGACAGCGCTTGTCGTCGCGGGCGCATTCGCCCTCACCGGCTGCTCCTCGGAGCGCGGCGGTGACTCGGGTTCGGGGTCGGGCGAGGAGGCCTCCTCGGGCTTCGACGCCGGCTCCACGATCGGTGTCGCTCTGCCCGACAAGACCTCGGAGAACTGGGTCCTGGCCGGTCAGCTGTTCACCGACGGCCTCGAGAAGGCCGGCTTCAAGGCGGACGTGCAGTACGCGCCCGCCAGCAACACGGTCGCCGAGCAGCAGAACCAGATCCAGGCGATGGTCACCGGTGGCGCCAAGGTCATCATCATCGGCGCCAAGGACGGCAAGCAGCTCACCACGCAGGTGGAGGCCGCGCGCGACGCCGGTGTCGCGGTCATCGCCTACGACCGTCTCATCGAGAACACCGACGCGGTGGACTACTACGTCGCCTTCGACAACTTCGAGGTCGGCAAGCTCCAGGGCCAGGCGCTGCTCGACGGGCTCGCCGAGCGCGCGGATCACGAGGCGCCGTACAACATCGAGCTGTTCTCGGGCTCGCCGGACGACGCCAACTCGGCGGTGTTCTTCAACGGGGCGATGGAGGTGCTGCAGCCGAAGATCGACGACGGCACGCTGAACGTCGTCTCCGGGCAGACCGAGATCTCCCAGACGGCGACCGAGGGCTGGAAGCCGGAGAACGCCCAGCGCCGGATGGACTCGATCCTCACGTCGAGCTACGGCTCGGAGACCCTCGACGGCGTCCTGTCCCCGAACGACACCCTCGCCCGCGCCATCATCACCTCGGCGCAGCAGGCCGGCAAGCCCGTCCCGGTGGTCACCGGTCAGGACTCCGAGGTCGAGTCGGTGAAGTCGATCATGGAGGGCGTGCAGTACTCCACGATCAACAAGGACACCACGCTGCTCGTGGAGCAGGCCATCAAGATGGTCGGTCAGCTCCAGAAGGGTGACGAGGTCGACGTCAACGACACCGACCAGTACGACAACGGCAAGAAGGTCGTCCCGGCCTACCTGCTCCCGCCGGTCATCGTGACCAAGGAGAACGCGGCCGAGGCGTACGCCAACGTCCCGAGCCTCCTCGAGATCGTGAAGTCGTACGAGTAA
- the mmsB gene encoding multiple monosaccharide ABC transporter permease: MTTDSTTAKRGFHFKDITKMFGGGQSTLRQFGILGSLVVILVVFQVLTWIFKGTGLTLSSGNLINVVNQYSYILILAIGMVMVIIMGHIDLSVGSVAAFTGIVVAKAMQDWNLPWPLGILLGLGVGVLVGAWQGFWVAYVGVPAFIVTLAGMLFFRGANQAVGDSQSVPVPEGFKIIGAGYLPEIALPLPFNIPTMLLALAGVAWIVFWEIRTRRIQRKMGSDMAPLWVSVTKVVLISAVILVAGWLFATGREGTSFPISGVILLALVILYSFITNNTVFGRHIYAVGGNRQAARLSGVKDRWVDFFVMMNMSVLASLAGMIYVARATASGPQDGNGWELDAIASVFIGGAAVSGGIGTVIGSIIGGLVMAFLNNGLALLGAGADVVSMIKGLVLLFAVGVDVWNKQQGRPSIIGFLTRRLGRKQDPATDTFDPTKTNYPTSQKYEAPAVEETRGK; the protein is encoded by the coding sequence ATGACCACCGACTCGACCACCGCGAAGCGCGGCTTCCACTTCAAGGACATCACGAAGATGTTCGGGGGAGGGCAGTCGACCCTCCGTCAGTTCGGCATCCTCGGCAGCCTCGTCGTCATCCTCGTCGTCTTCCAGGTGCTGACGTGGATCTTCAAGGGCACCGGCCTCACGCTGTCCTCCGGCAACCTCATCAACGTCGTCAACCAGTACTCGTACATCCTGATCCTGGCGATCGGCATGGTGATGGTCATCATCATGGGGCACATCGACCTCTCGGTCGGATCCGTCGCCGCGTTCACGGGCATCGTCGTGGCGAAGGCCATGCAGGACTGGAACCTCCCCTGGCCGCTGGGCATCCTCCTCGGTCTCGGTGTCGGCGTGCTCGTCGGCGCCTGGCAGGGGTTCTGGGTCGCCTACGTCGGGGTGCCGGCGTTCATCGTGACGCTGGCCGGCATGCTGTTCTTCCGCGGTGCGAACCAGGCGGTGGGCGACTCGCAGTCGGTGCCCGTGCCGGAGGGCTTCAAGATCATCGGCGCCGGCTACCTGCCGGAGATCGCCCTGCCGCTTCCGTTCAACATCCCGACCATGCTGCTGGCGCTCGCCGGCGTCGCATGGATCGTCTTCTGGGAGATCCGCACCCGGCGCATCCAGCGCAAGATGGGCTCCGACATGGCGCCGCTGTGGGTGAGCGTGACGAAGGTCGTCCTCATCTCGGCCGTCATCCTCGTCGCCGGCTGGCTGTTCGCCACCGGACGGGAGGGCACGAGCTTCCCGATCTCTGGCGTCATCCTCCTCGCTCTCGTCATCCTCTACTCGTTCATCACGAACAACACCGTCTTCGGCCGTCACATCTACGCGGTCGGCGGCAACCGCCAGGCGGCGCGCCTCTCGGGCGTGAAGGACCGCTGGGTCGACTTCTTCGTGATGATGAACATGTCGGTCCTCGCCTCGCTCGCCGGCATGATCTACGTCGCCAGGGCGACCGCGTCCGGCCCGCAGGACGGCAACGGGTGGGAGCTCGACGCGATCGCCTCCGTCTTCATCGGCGGCGCGGCCGTCTCCGGCGGCATCGGCACGGTGATCGGCTCGATCATCGGTGGTCTCGTGATGGCGTTCCTGAACAACGGCCTCGCGCTGCTCGGCGCCGGTGCCGACGTCGTCTCTATGATCAAGGGCCTCGTGCTCCTCTTCGCCGTCGGCGTCGACGTGTGGAACAAGCAGCAGGGCCGTCCGTCGATCATCGGGTTCCTCACGCGCCGTCTCGGCCGCAAGCAGGATCCGGCCACCGACACGTTCGATCCCACGAAGACGAACTACCCCACCAGTCAGAAGTACGAAGCCCCCGCCGTCGAGGAGACGCGCGGAAAGTAA
- the mmsA gene encoding multiple monosaccharide ABC transporter ATP-binding protein has translation MNGHIEGDRTSRGRSVSTTATLPTVSGPILEMRRITKEFPGVKALADVSITVRAGEIHAICGENGAGKSTLMKVLSGVYPYGTYDGEILLYGQEQRFKDIAASEQAGIVIIHQELALIPELSVTENIFLGNEIRRFGRIDWQAQKERTIELLARVGLDEDPDVPIKTLGVGKQQLIEIAKALNKDVKLLILDEPTAALNENDSQHLLDLILGLKAKGIASIMISHKLNEIEQIADEITIIRDGRTVETLDISRGEINEDRIIRGMVGRSLESRYPDRTPEIGEVFFEVKDWWVQHPTVPERMVVKGSSINVRRGEVVGIAGLMGAGRTELAMSIFGRSYGTFLSGTLVKDGQEIELPDVAAAIKHGLAYVSEDRKVLGLNLLDTIKRSIVAAKLSKIAHNGVVDSREEFSVAERYRKALRIKTPSVEEGVGKLSGGNQQKVVLAKWMFTDPDLLILDEPTRGIDVGAKYEIYAIINELAAQGKGVIVISSELPELLGISDRIYTVFEGRVTDCIPADQATPEDLMRSMTSATQKASA, from the coding sequence GTGAACGGTCACATCGAAGGTGACCGCACGTCGCGAGGAAGATCCGTGAGCACCACAGCAACGTTGCCGACCGTGTCAGGCCCGATCCTGGAGATGCGCCGCATCACCAAGGAGTTCCCGGGAGTCAAGGCGCTCGCCGACGTCTCGATCACCGTCCGCGCCGGCGAGATCCACGCGATCTGCGGCGAGAACGGCGCCGGGAAGTCGACGCTGATGAAGGTCCTCTCGGGGGTGTACCCGTACGGCACGTACGACGGCGAGATCCTCCTGTACGGCCAGGAGCAGCGCTTCAAGGACATCGCGGCCAGCGAGCAGGCCGGCATCGTCATCATCCACCAGGAGCTCGCGCTCATCCCGGAGCTCTCGGTCACCGAGAACATCTTCCTCGGCAACGAGATCCGTCGCTTCGGCCGCATCGACTGGCAGGCGCAGAAGGAGCGCACCATCGAGCTCCTCGCCCGCGTCGGCCTGGACGAGGACCCGGACGTGCCGATCAAGACCCTCGGCGTCGGCAAGCAGCAGCTCATCGAGATCGCCAAGGCGCTGAACAAGGACGTCAAGCTGCTCATCCTCGACGAGCCCACCGCCGCGCTCAACGAGAACGACTCGCAGCACCTCCTCGACCTGATCCTCGGGCTCAAGGCCAAGGGCATCGCGTCGATCATGATCAGCCACAAGCTCAACGAGATCGAGCAGATCGCCGACGAGATCACGATCATCCGCGACGGCCGCACGGTGGAGACGCTGGACATCTCCCGCGGCGAGATCAACGAGGACCGCATCATCCGCGGCATGGTCGGCCGGTCGCTGGAGAGCCGCTACCCGGACCGCACGCCGGAGATCGGCGAGGTGTTCTTCGAGGTCAAGGACTGGTGGGTGCAGCACCCGACCGTCCCGGAGCGCATGGTCGTGAAGGGCTCGAGCATCAACGTCCGCCGCGGCGAGGTGGTGGGCATCGCCGGCCTCATGGGCGCCGGCCGCACCGAGCTGGCGATGAGCATCTTCGGCCGCTCCTACGGCACGTTCCTCTCCGGCACGCTCGTCAAGGACGGCCAGGAGATCGAGCTCCCCGACGTCGCCGCCGCGATCAAGCACGGCCTCGCCTACGTCAGCGAGGACCGCAAGGTGCTCGGCCTCAACCTGCTCGACACCATCAAGCGGTCCATCGTCGCGGCGAAGCTCTCCAAGATCGCGCACAACGGCGTCGTCGACTCCCGCGAGGAGTTCTCGGTGGCGGAGCGCTACCGCAAGGCGCTGCGCATCAAGACCCCGTCGGTCGAGGAGGGCGTCGGCAAGCTCTCCGGAGGCAACCAGCAGAAGGTCGTGCTGGCGAAGTGGATGTTCACGGACCCCGACCTGCTGATCCTCGACGAGCCCACCCGCGGCATCGACGTCGGCGCCAAGTACGAGATCTACGCGATCATCAACGAGCTCGCCGCCCAGGGCAAGGGCGTGATCGTCATTTCCAGCGAGCTGCCCGAGCTGCTCGGCATCTCCGACCGCATCTACACCGTGTTCGAAGGCCGGGTCACCGACTGCATCCCGGCCGACCAGGCGACCCCCGAAGACCTCATGCGCAGCATGACCTCCGCGACCCAGAAAGCATCCGCATGA
- a CDS encoding LacI family DNA-binding transcriptional regulator produces MSTSSERARMPSIRDVARLAGVSHQTVSRVLNDHPSIRPETKAKVLDAIAVLDYRPNLAARALVTSKSNMLGILSATIGEFGPTSSIAGIEDAAREEGYSVSTLNLPATTPEAIGNAVRQLEREQVDGIVVLAPQVRVFHVLRGMNVTMPFVTLQTASGSDGVSLSADQVAGAKAATEHLIALGHSDILHLAGPQDWIEAESRMRGYLDALRDADLPTFPPIRGDWTADFGYFAGKELSLRRDFTAVFAANDLMAIGLLHGFRDAGLRVPHDVSVIGFDDIPVAAHVAPTLSTVHQDFPELGRRAVRILLAEIRGEKAPAFGPLQTLLRARESAASR; encoded by the coding sequence ATGTCCACCTCCTCCGAGCGTGCCCGCATGCCGAGCATCCGCGACGTCGCCCGCCTCGCCGGCGTCTCGCATCAGACCGTCTCCCGGGTGCTCAACGACCATCCCAGCATCCGCCCGGAGACGAAGGCGAAGGTGCTCGACGCGATCGCCGTGCTGGACTACCGTCCCAATCTCGCGGCGCGCGCGCTCGTGACGAGCAAGTCGAACATGCTCGGCATCCTGTCCGCGACCATCGGGGAGTTCGGGCCGACGTCTTCCATCGCCGGCATCGAGGACGCGGCGCGCGAGGAGGGGTACTCCGTCTCCACGCTCAACCTCCCCGCGACCACGCCGGAGGCTATCGGCAACGCGGTCCGCCAGCTCGAACGCGAGCAGGTCGACGGCATCGTGGTGCTCGCGCCGCAGGTGCGCGTCTTCCATGTCCTGCGCGGCATGAACGTCACCATGCCCTTCGTGACCCTGCAGACCGCCTCGGGATCGGACGGCGTCAGCCTCTCCGCCGACCAGGTGGCGGGGGCGAAGGCGGCGACCGAGCACCTGATCGCGCTGGGGCACAGCGACATCCTCCACCTCGCCGGGCCGCAGGACTGGATCGAGGCGGAGTCCCGGATGCGCGGGTATCTGGATGCGCTCCGCGACGCCGACCTGCCCACGTTCCCGCCGATCCGCGGGGACTGGACGGCCGACTTCGGGTACTTCGCCGGCAAGGAGCTCTCGCTGCGGCGCGACTTCACGGCGGTGTTCGCGGCCAACGACCTCATGGCCATCGGGCTGCTGCACGGATTCCGCGACGCCGGGCTGCGCGTGCCGCACGACGTGAGCGTGATCGGCTTCGACGACATCCCGGTTGCCGCGCACGTGGCGCCGACGCTGAGCACGGTGCACCAGGACTTCCCCGAGCTCGGGCGGCGCGCCGTGCGCATCCTCCTCGCCGAGATCCGGGGCGAGAAGGCCCCCGCGTTCGGCCCGCTGCAGACCCTCCTGCGGGCGCGCGAATCCGCTGCATCACGGTAG
- a CDS encoding Cmx/CmrA family chloramphenicol efflux MFS transporter encodes MPFPLYALALAVFVMGTSEFMLAGLLPAIAHELDVPVGTAGLLTSAFAVGMVIGAPAMAAFARSWPPRRTLVACLALFAACHAVGAVTSLFELLLVTRILSALANAGFLAVALRTATLLVPRERTGRALAVLLSGTTVATIVGVPVGAILGTALSWRATFAAVALLCLPALLGILRGVPTTIPGTEPDPAPAPLPRKEPTLRTELALLGTPRLALAMTLAALVNAGTFAVFTFLAPIVTEVAGLPDAAVPLALVLFGIGSFLGVTIAGRFADRHAGVLLAVGGPLLLGGWIVLAAVATQPIPLLLLVFVQGMASFGVGSTLIARVLYAASGAPTMGGSYATAALNIGAVIGPASGAWALASGAGALSPVALAATLTMAALLLALATRRWGPVD; translated from the coding sequence ATGCCTTTCCCCCTCTATGCCCTTGCCCTGGCGGTCTTCGTCATGGGCACCTCCGAATTCATGCTCGCGGGACTCCTCCCCGCGATCGCGCACGAGCTCGACGTCCCGGTCGGCACGGCGGGCCTCCTCACCTCCGCCTTCGCGGTCGGCATGGTCATCGGCGCACCCGCCATGGCCGCGTTCGCGCGCAGCTGGCCCCCACGCCGCACACTCGTCGCCTGCCTCGCGCTCTTCGCCGCCTGCCATGCCGTCGGCGCGGTGACGTCCCTGTTCGAGCTTCTGCTCGTCACGCGCATACTCAGCGCCCTCGCGAACGCCGGCTTCCTCGCCGTCGCCCTGCGCACGGCGACCCTCCTCGTCCCCCGCGAGCGCACCGGACGAGCGCTCGCGGTGCTGCTCTCCGGGACGACCGTCGCCACCATCGTCGGCGTCCCTGTCGGCGCCATCCTCGGCACCGCGCTGAGCTGGCGGGCGACCTTCGCCGCTGTCGCGCTCCTCTGCCTCCCTGCGCTGCTCGGAATCCTCCGCGGCGTGCCGACGACGATCCCGGGCACGGAGCCCGACCCCGCCCCGGCACCACTCCCCCGGAAGGAACCGACCCTCCGCACGGAGCTCGCGCTCCTGGGGACACCGCGCCTGGCCCTCGCGATGACCCTGGCGGCCCTGGTGAACGCGGGGACCTTCGCGGTCTTCACGTTCCTCGCGCCGATCGTCACCGAGGTCGCGGGCCTGCCCGACGCTGCGGTCCCGCTCGCGCTGGTCCTGTTCGGCATCGGCTCGTTCCTCGGCGTGACCATCGCGGGTCGGTTCGCCGATCGGCATGCCGGTGTGCTCCTCGCGGTCGGCGGCCCGCTGCTCCTCGGCGGCTGGATCGTCCTGGCGGCGGTCGCGACGCAGCCGATACCCCTGCTGTTGCTCGTCTTCGTACAGGGGATGGCTTCCTTCGGCGTCGGAAGCACACTGATCGCCCGGGTGCTGTATGCCGCCTCCGGCGCCCCGACCATGGGAGGGTCCTACGCCACCGCGGCCTTGAACATCGGCGCTGTGATCGGACCGGCGTCGGGAGCGTGGGCCCTCGCGAGCGGGGCGGGTGCGCTCTCCCCCGTCGCTCTCGCGGCCACGCTGACGATGGCGGCGCTCCTCCTCGCCCTGGCGACGCGGCGATGGGGGCCGGTCGACTGA
- a CDS encoding HNH endonuclease signature motif containing protein, whose amino-acid sequence MPALLDATDSQMAMLADLVEGLEAAEKTLSSMQAARDGLLAMAGRLAVDIARQARHPDGGDMAIRTVAAEIGAAQRVSDRTIERRMSDASWLVERFPAVWEAQGAGRISAAHARVIVEAGAHLHDPDDRSRFAAEAIEVAAAESPNRIRRLVRRLADRFRERTLVERHRDARELRRVWVTDLEDGMAELGARGPAALVHGMYDRLSQMAHAVREENAQARRREAEESILDDRTVDQLRADLLADLVLTGAPAGHDSEEGLLSELRARVEVTVPVLTLMHGEQERTTEGTRILAAELDGVIPIDPATARRLAGAASGWDRVLTHPISGALLAVDRYRPSEDLRRHLRARDQRCRFPGCGLAPRKCDLDHNHDAALGGETAHDNLAIFCRRHHMLKHHSPWHVEQGPGGVLEWTSPTGRTYIDRPPPPHTVTFAEEPPWSPAVSPRVEGMSSPESDRSGAAGHTVSPANR is encoded by the coding sequence ATGCCCGCACTGCTCGACGCGACCGACTCCCAGATGGCGATGCTCGCCGATCTGGTGGAGGGGCTGGAAGCGGCGGAGAAGACGCTGAGCAGCATGCAGGCGGCCCGCGACGGACTGCTCGCGATGGCGGGGCGACTGGCGGTCGACATCGCCCGGCAGGCTCGGCATCCGGACGGCGGCGACATGGCGATCCGCACGGTCGCCGCGGAGATCGGGGCCGCACAGCGCGTCAGCGACCGCACGATCGAGCGGCGGATGTCCGATGCGTCCTGGTTGGTCGAACGGTTCCCCGCCGTCTGGGAGGCTCAGGGCGCCGGGCGGATCAGCGCCGCGCATGCACGCGTGATCGTGGAGGCGGGGGCTCACCTCCATGACCCGGACGACCGATCGCGTTTCGCGGCGGAGGCGATCGAGGTGGCCGCTGCGGAATCTCCGAACCGGATACGCCGACTCGTGCGCCGACTGGCCGACCGGTTCCGGGAGCGGACCCTCGTCGAGCGACATCGTGACGCCAGGGAGCTGCGCCGCGTCTGGGTGACCGATCTCGAGGACGGCATGGCCGAGCTCGGCGCGCGTGGCCCCGCGGCGCTCGTGCACGGGATGTACGACCGGCTCTCCCAGATGGCGCATGCCGTGCGGGAGGAGAACGCGCAGGCACGGCGTCGGGAGGCGGAGGAGAGCATCCTCGACGACAGGACCGTGGATCAGCTGCGCGCGGATCTGCTCGCCGACCTCGTCCTGACCGGCGCTCCGGCGGGCCATGACTCGGAAGAGGGGCTGCTCTCGGAGCTTCGGGCGCGCGTCGAGGTCACCGTGCCGGTGCTGACGCTGATGCACGGGGAGCAGGAACGGACGACAGAGGGCACTCGGATCCTCGCCGCCGAGCTGGACGGGGTCATCCCGATCGATCCGGCCACGGCCCGCCGTCTGGCCGGCGCGGCGAGCGGCTGGGACCGGGTGCTCACCCACCCGATCAGCGGGGCGCTGCTGGCCGTCGACCGGTATCGCCCGAGCGAAGACCTCCGCCGACACCTGCGGGCCCGCGATCAACGCTGCCGCTTCCCGGGCTGCGGCCTCGCACCGCGGAAGTGTGACCTCGATCACAATCACGATGCGGCGCTCGGCGGAGAGACCGCGCACGACAACCTCGCGATATTCTGCCGACGACATCACATGCTCAAACACCACTCCCCGTGGCACGTCGAGCAGGGGCCGGGCGGCGTTCTGGAGTGGACGAGCCCCACCGGCCGGACCTACATCGACCGACCGCCGCCTCCGCACACCGTCACCTTCGCCGAGGAACCTCCGTGGTCTCCCGCCGTCAGCCCTAGAGTGGAGGGCATGTCGAGCCCCGAATCAGACAGGTCGGGGGCTGCCGGTCACACCGTCAGCCCCGCGAACCGCTGA